A stretch of the Kroppenstedtia eburnea genome encodes the following:
- a CDS encoding NADH-quinone oxidoreductase subunit A — protein sequence MEYAQSYMTIVVFILVGLALPAAALTLGAWLRPHKPTPAKAITYESGVDPTGDSWVRFNVRYYLFALLFVIFDVETVFLYPWAVAYDVLRADAGLFVLVEMLIFVFFLVIGLIYAWKKKVLEWT from the coding sequence ATGGAGTATGCACAGAGCTACATGACCATCGTCGTGTTCATCCTGGTGGGGTTGGCACTGCCGGCGGCGGCCCTGACCCTGGGTGCCTGGCTCAGACCGCACAAGCCGACGCCGGCCAAAGCGATCACCTATGAAAGCGGTGTCGATCCCACGGGTGACAGCTGGGTGCGGTTCAACGTTCGGTATTACCTCTTCGCCCTTCTGTTTGTGATATTTGATGTGGAGACCGTCTTTCTCTACCCTTGGGCGGTGGCTTATGATGTCCTGCGGGCGGATGCCGGTCTTTTTGTGCTGGTTGAAATGCTGATTTTTGTCTTCTTTTTGGTGATCGGTTTAATCTACGCCTGGAAGAAGAAGGTGTTGGAATGGACATAA
- a CDS encoding NuoB/complex I 20 kDa subunit family protein has product MDINLKELLPEEVEELQRNVFTTTLENVKAWARSNSLWPMTFGLACCAIEMMGTGAPHYDLDRFGSFFRASPRQSDVMIVAGTVTKKMGPLLRRLYDQMPEPKWVIAMGSCATAGGPYVKSYSVVKGVDQIVPVDVYIPGCPPNPAALIYGIHKLQEKIRYEAGTGKRVTSLDPR; this is encoded by the coding sequence ATGGACATAAATCTGAAAGAGCTTCTCCCCGAAGAGGTCGAGGAGCTGCAGCGAAATGTGTTTACCACCACTCTGGAAAACGTGAAGGCATGGGCCCGCAGCAACTCCCTGTGGCCGATGACTTTCGGCTTGGCCTGCTGTGCTATTGAGATGATGGGAACCGGGGCTCCCCACTACGATCTGGATCGGTTCGGTTCCTTCTTTCGGGCTTCGCCCCGTCAGTCCGATGTCATGATTGTGGCGGGGACGGTGACCAAGAAGATGGGTCCTCTGTTGCGCCGGTTATATGACCAGATGCCCGAACCCAAATGGGTGATCGCCATGGGTTCCTGTGCCACGGCGGGGGGGCCCTATGTCAAGTCCTATTCAGTGGTCAAGGGTGTGGATCAGATCGTGCCGGTGGATGTCTATATTCCCGGTTGTCCGCCCAATCCGGCGGCTTTGATTTACGGAATCCACAAACTGCAGGAAAAGATCCGCTATGAAGCCGGAACGGGAAAGAGGGTGACCAGCCTTGACCCGAGATGA
- a CDS encoding heat-shock protein HtpX, producing the protein MRVTEGGLGFTWSDFGSSEQRKRHVKLNPDRPGTEIYQTRPSTNPRALP; encoded by the coding sequence GTGAGAGTTACAGAGGGAGGGTTGGGTTTCACATGGAGTGATTTTGGATCGTCAGAACAACGAAAACGACATGTGAAACTCAATCCCGACCGGCCCGGCACCGAGATTTATCAGACACGCCCTAGTACCAACCCTCGAGCACTTCCTTGA
- a CDS encoding F0F1 ATP synthase subunit epsilon codes for MSTMQLDIVTPERKVYSEQVEMVIARAEEGDIGILPNHAPYVSPLKVTAVKVKKDGEEFFVAVSGGFIEVRENTVTILAETAEMPGEIDIERAESAKERAEERLADRKREDIDFKRAEIALQKALTRLRVGKSG; via the coding sequence ATGAGCACCATGCAGTTGGACATCGTGACGCCCGAGCGTAAAGTCTACTCGGAACAAGTGGAGATGGTGATTGCCCGTGCGGAGGAAGGTGACATCGGGATTCTGCCGAATCATGCGCCTTATGTCAGTCCGCTGAAAGTCACCGCGGTGAAAGTGAAAAAAGATGGGGAAGAGTTTTTCGTCGCCGTCAGCGGTGGTTTTATCGAAGTGCGGGAAAACACCGTCACCATTTTGGCAGAAACCGCCGAGATGCCGGGCGAGATCGACATTGAACGTGCTGAGTCGGCCAAAGAGCGCGCGGAAGAACGCCTGGCCGACCGCAAGCGGGAAGACATCGATTTCAAACGGGCCGAAATCGCATTGCAAAAAGCTCTCACCCGGCTCCGTGTCGGAAAGAGCGGATAG
- the nuoK gene encoding NADH-quinone oxidoreductase subunit NuoK: MPVSSYLALAAILFSVGLYGVLTKRNAVVVLFCIELMLNAVNINLVAFAKYGLYANQTGQVFTLFTMTVAAAEAAVGVAILLAIYRNRNTVNVDRYNSMKG, translated from the coding sequence ATGCCGGTCTCATCTTATCTCGCATTGGCAGCGATTTTGTTCAGTGTGGGATTGTACGGGGTGCTGACCAAACGGAATGCCGTGGTTGTCCTTTTCTGTATCGAGCTGATGCTGAATGCGGTCAATATCAATCTGGTCGCCTTCGCCAAATACGGTTTGTATGCCAATCAGACGGGACAGGTGTTCACCCTGTTCACCATGACGGTGGCGGCGGCGGAAGCGGCGGTGGGGGTGGCCATCCTGTTGGCCATCTACCGCAACCGGAACACCGTCAATGTCGACCGGTACAATTCGATGAAAGGTTGA
- the nuoI gene encoding NADH-quinone oxidoreductase subunit NuoI, with amino-acid sequence MMGLIKGMGVTLKTMTQKKVTHKYPDEPMPMPDRFRGIQYLDPDKCIVCNQCARVCPTDCITLTGRKHPEKRGKVIDTFDINFEICILCDLCTEVCPTEAIVMTHNFELASYSRDDLFKDIHWLQENNSNIRSENNVNARGVKK; translated from the coding sequence ATGATGGGTCTGATCAAAGGGATGGGGGTCACTCTTAAAACCATGACCCAAAAAAAAGTGACTCATAAATACCCTGACGAACCCATGCCGATGCCGGACCGGTTTCGGGGAATTCAGTATCTGGACCCGGACAAATGTATCGTCTGCAATCAATGCGCCCGGGTTTGCCCGACAGACTGCATCACCCTGACCGGCCGGAAACACCCGGAAAAACGGGGGAAAGTGATTGATACCTTCGACATCAATTTTGAAATCTGCATCCTGTGTGATCTGTGCACAGAGGTCTGCCCGACAGAGGCGATCGTGATGACGCATAACTTTGAATTGGCCAGTTACAGCCGGGATGATCTGTTTAAAGATATCCACTGGCTCCAGGAGAACAACTCCAACATCCGGAGTGAAAACAATGTGAATGCGCGGGGTGTGAAAAAGTGA
- a CDS encoding complex I subunit 4 family protein, giving the protein MMESWFNWLPTWIVLSPLLGVAALLCIPREQAGWLKRVGFLGTLPPLVLVLILFARFDPGSGGVQFEQSMTWFLIHLPQVQGPVAPWSVSYHLGVDGLSLPLILLSAVIATLAACASMYIRERQKGYFLMFLLLEAGMLGVFLARNLFLFFLFFEVTLVTLFFLIGIWGGVYRERAANSYLLYNGLGSAFLLLGIIGLFVLYQTLDFDQIRDVAHRLEARQLFAQPAFQGIFLGSFLCLMLAFAIKLPVFPFHTWMLKVHTEAPPAVVMIHSGVLLKMGAYGLIRFGVELFPDPIRENAMVLAALGLVNILYGAVLAFAQSDLRRILAYASVSHMGIILFGIAALNEAGLTGAVFQAVSHGLISALLFFYIGSLHERTGTTEIHELGGLARPAPVLTGIFLAGGLALLGLPGMSGFISEFLAFLGLFQREPVLAALGTLGLVLAAVYTLQAVLKTGFGPQRERWSRIRDGRSVETAPMLILLGFIILIGVWPNVLGGPMQITLQTIASRIGG; this is encoded by the coding sequence ATGATGGAAAGTTGGTTCAACTGGCTTCCCACTTGGATCGTGTTGTCACCCTTGCTGGGAGTGGCGGCCCTCCTGTGCATCCCCCGGGAACAGGCGGGTTGGTTGAAACGGGTGGGTTTTTTGGGTACCCTGCCGCCGCTGGTGTTGGTCCTGATCCTGTTCGCCCGTTTCGACCCGGGATCCGGTGGGGTGCAATTTGAGCAGTCGATGACGTGGTTCCTGATCCATCTGCCACAGGTTCAGGGTCCGGTCGCTCCCTGGTCAGTCAGTTATCACCTGGGAGTGGATGGGCTCTCCCTTCCACTGATCCTGCTGTCGGCTGTGATTGCGACATTGGCGGCCTGTGCATCCATGTACATCCGGGAGCGGCAGAAAGGGTATTTTCTGATGTTTTTGCTTCTGGAGGCCGGAATGCTGGGAGTCTTTTTGGCCCGGAACCTGTTCCTCTTTTTCCTCTTTTTCGAGGTGACTCTGGTCACGCTGTTTTTCCTGATCGGGATCTGGGGAGGGGTCTACCGGGAACGGGCTGCCAACAGTTATCTCCTATATAACGGCTTGGGTTCAGCCTTTCTGTTGTTGGGGATCATCGGGCTGTTCGTTCTCTATCAGACCCTTGACTTCGATCAGATCCGGGATGTGGCCCATCGCCTTGAAGCCCGCCAACTCTTTGCCCAGCCCGCCTTTCAGGGGATCTTCTTGGGAAGCTTCCTGTGTTTGATGCTGGCATTTGCCATCAAGCTTCCCGTCTTCCCTTTCCATACCTGGATGTTGAAGGTTCACACGGAAGCACCTCCGGCAGTGGTGATGATTCACTCCGGCGTTCTGCTGAAAATGGGGGCCTATGGGCTGATCCGGTTCGGTGTTGAACTTTTTCCCGATCCGATCCGGGAGAATGCCATGGTTCTGGCTGCTCTCGGTTTGGTCAATATCCTCTACGGGGCCGTCCTCGCCTTTGCGCAGTCGGATCTGAGGCGGATTCTCGCCTATGCCAGTGTCAGCCATATGGGGATCATCCTCTTCGGAATCGCCGCTTTGAATGAGGCCGGACTGACCGGGGCGGTATTTCAGGCGGTCTCACACGGCTTGATCTCCGCGCTCCTCTTTTTCTACATCGGAAGCTTGCATGAGCGGACGGGAACCACCGAGATTCACGAATTGGGAGGGCTGGCCCGACCGGCCCCGGTACTGACGGGAATCTTTCTGGCCGGTGGGCTGGCACTCCTGGGATTGCCGGGAATGTCGGGATTTATTTCGGAATTTCTCGCTTTCCTCGGCCTCTTCCAGCGGGAGCCGGTCCTGGCCGCCCTGGGTACCTTGGGGCTGGTCCTGGCCGCGGTGTACACCCTTCAGGCCGTGTTGAAGACCGGCTTTGGACCGCAACGGGAGCGCTGGTCCCGGATCCGGGATGGCCGGAGCGTGGAGACGGCTCCGATGTTGATTCTGCTGGGCTTTATTATTCTGATCGGCGTCTGGCCCAACGTCCTCGGGGGACCGATGCAAATCACTCTGCAGACGATTGCGTCGAGGATCGGAGGGTAG
- a CDS encoding NADH-quinone oxidoreductase subunit J codes for MSGEFIAFFVLAVCAIGGAVFMLNFTRVVHMVLSLAFTLLSIAGIYVLLNAEFLAVAQVLIYTGSVSILMLFGIMLTRHRDQEETVRPWHSFFSFVGVGALFGILIHTIYNTPFEESTASVKEFTVSRLGEIVFKQYVIPFEALSVLLLVALVGAVILARKESKS; via the coding sequence ATGAGCGGTGAGTTTATCGCTTTTTTTGTCCTGGCTGTCTGTGCCATCGGCGGGGCGGTCTTCATGCTCAATTTCACCCGGGTCGTCCACATGGTTTTGTCCCTGGCTTTCACTCTGTTGAGCATCGCCGGGATCTATGTCCTGCTGAATGCGGAGTTTCTGGCAGTGGCCCAGGTGCTGATCTACACCGGGTCTGTCTCCATTCTGATGTTGTTCGGAATCATGTTGACCCGGCACAGAGACCAGGAGGAGACAGTCCGTCCCTGGCACAGTTTCTTCAGTTTTGTCGGGGTGGGAGCTCTGTTCGGGATTCTGATCCACACCATTTACAACACCCCTTTTGAAGAGAGTACAGCCTCTGTCAAGGAGTTTACGGTCTCCCGTCTGGGAGAGATCGTCTTCAAACAGTATGTCATTCCTTTTGAAGCGCTCTCCGTCCTGCTGTTGGTTGCATTGGTCGGGGCTGTGATTCTGGCGAGAAAGGAGTCGAAGTCCTGA
- the nuoL gene encoding NADH-quinone oxidoreductase subunit L, translating to MIEYAWIIPLFPLAAFVLLLAGRKTLSEGTASWVGSLAAFFSLAGAVAVLWERLGGTDHVFALEWLSFGETTIRFGIEVNALNALMLLIVSLVGFLVQVYSRGYMMGDGRVPVFYAYLSLFTFSMLGLVLSPNLLQLYIFWELVGACSFLLIGFWYFKPEAKRAAKKAFIVTRIGDIGLLIGVILTFVHVGSFEFAHVFAAVGSGEIPPGTVTLISLLLFAGAVGKSGQFPLHTWLPDAMEGPTPVSALIHAATMVAAGVWLVAGMFPLFASSPVAMDTVAWTGAFTAIFAAGIGLVQYDIKRILAYSTISQLGYMMLALGAGGYVAGVFHLMTHAFFKALLFLAAGAVILALHHEQDIRKMGGLWKSHRRVGWLFLIGCLSIAGIPPFSGFFSKDEILWSAYADGRFGVFLVGTVTAFLTAFYMFRLFFLVFGGEAREKREARGVPPVLIWPMGVLALCSVVSGFLNFPGDSLGRWLTEGTEIAGTAGTAPLWIPLLSVVVSLGGVALAWGMYSKKSIDPDRVSRALPGVQRLLYRKYYVDEIYGLVLVRPYRWLGAFLKEFDRWIVQGAVGLVSALVRSAGGLFTRIQTGQAQTYALVSVVGLVLMILCLTAGRLFG from the coding sequence ATGATCGAATATGCGTGGATAATCCCCCTCTTTCCCTTGGCCGCTTTCGTCTTGCTCCTGGCGGGAAGAAAAACCCTCAGCGAAGGGACGGCATCCTGGGTGGGCTCCCTGGCGGCCTTTTTCTCCCTTGCAGGAGCCGTGGCGGTGTTGTGGGAGCGGCTGGGCGGAACAGACCACGTGTTTGCGCTGGAGTGGCTTTCCTTTGGGGAGACGACGATCCGGTTCGGAATCGAAGTGAATGCCCTCAATGCATTGATGCTTCTGATTGTGAGCCTGGTCGGCTTTCTCGTGCAGGTGTATTCCAGGGGATACATGATGGGAGATGGGCGCGTCCCGGTCTTCTATGCCTACTTGAGCTTGTTTACCTTTTCCATGCTCGGGTTGGTTCTCTCCCCCAATTTGCTCCAACTGTATATTTTTTGGGAGCTGGTCGGCGCCTGTTCATTTTTGCTGATCGGTTTCTGGTATTTCAAACCGGAAGCGAAGCGGGCGGCCAAAAAAGCTTTTATCGTGACCCGTATCGGAGATATCGGGCTGTTGATCGGGGTGATCCTCACCTTTGTCCATGTGGGCAGTTTTGAGTTTGCCCATGTGTTTGCAGCGGTGGGTTCCGGGGAGATCCCCCCCGGGACGGTGACACTGATCAGCCTGCTCCTCTTTGCCGGGGCTGTGGGAAAATCAGGTCAGTTTCCCTTACATACCTGGTTGCCGGATGCCATGGAGGGCCCCACTCCGGTCAGTGCTTTGATTCACGCGGCGACGATGGTGGCGGCGGGGGTCTGGCTGGTCGCAGGGATGTTTCCCTTGTTCGCCTCTTCACCGGTGGCGATGGACACGGTGGCCTGGACAGGGGCGTTCACGGCGATCTTTGCGGCCGGCATCGGGCTGGTCCAATATGACATCAAACGCATACTGGCTTACTCCACTATCAGTCAACTGGGGTATATGATGTTGGCCCTCGGGGCCGGGGGGTATGTCGCCGGGGTTTTCCACCTGATGACCCACGCCTTTTTCAAGGCGCTGTTGTTTCTGGCGGCAGGTGCGGTCATCCTGGCCCTCCATCACGAACAGGATATCCGAAAGATGGGTGGTCTCTGGAAAAGCCACCGGCGGGTGGGGTGGCTCTTTTTGATCGGTTGTCTCTCCATCGCCGGGATTCCCCCCTTCTCAGGATTTTTTTCCAAAGATGAAATCCTGTGGTCTGCCTATGCCGATGGCCGGTTCGGGGTGTTCCTGGTCGGGACGGTGACGGCTTTTTTAACTGCCTTTTACATGTTCCGGCTCTTCTTCCTGGTGTTTGGGGGGGAGGCCCGGGAAAAGAGGGAGGCCCGAGGGGTGCCGCCTGTCCTGATCTGGCCGATGGGAGTGTTGGCCCTGTGCTCGGTGGTCAGCGGATTCCTCAATTTCCCGGGAGATTCCCTGGGCCGGTGGTTGACTGAGGGGACGGAAATAGCGGGGACCGCCGGGACAGCTCCCCTCTGGATTCCGCTTCTCTCCGTCGTCGTCTCACTGGGCGGGGTGGCGCTCGCCTGGGGGATGTACAGCAAAAAAAGTATCGACCCCGACAGAGTCTCCCGTGCACTTCCCGGAGTACAGCGGCTGTTGTACCGGAAATATTATGTGGACGAAATCTACGGCCTGGTCCTGGTGCGCCCCTATCGGTGGTTGGGTGCGTTCCTGAAGGAATTTGACCGCTGGATCGTGCAAGGGGCGGTCGGACTGGTGAGTGCACTGGTCCGGTCGGCGGGAGGTCTTTTCACCCGCATCCAAACCGGCCAGGCCCAGACCTACGCCTTGGTGAGTGTCGTCGGGCTGGTTCTGATGATTCTCTGCCTGACAGCGGGGAGGTTGTTCGGATGA
- the nuoH gene encoding NADH-quinone oxidoreductase subunit NuoH produces the protein MNVWTLLGPVLLLVVVLGFVTYAILLERKVLGWMQGRHGPNRVGPWGIFQTVADVFKLLIKEDTIPAKADRTLFKMAPVIAFVPAFVVLAAIPFSGNLVFADIGVGVLYIISLSSITTIGILVGGWASNNKYALLGSMRSVAQMISYEIPLVMSVVGVVMAAGTLNLTGIVEAQRQMWFIIPQIIGFLVFFTASLAELNRTPFDLPEAESELVAGYHVEYSGFRFAFFMLAEYVYVFAMAALTTVLFLGGWNPVFGLDVIPPLVWFGLKFALVVFTIFWIRATLPRIRGDQLMQLGWKVLLPLALFNIFLSALLKEVLEGWY, from the coding sequence ATGAATGTGTGGACGTTGCTCGGCCCGGTGCTCCTCTTGGTGGTGGTGCTCGGATTTGTCACCTACGCCATCCTGCTGGAGCGAAAAGTGCTCGGCTGGATGCAGGGGCGACATGGGCCCAACCGGGTCGGTCCTTGGGGAATTTTTCAGACTGTGGCCGATGTTTTCAAGTTGTTGATCAAAGAGGATACGATTCCGGCCAAGGCGGATCGGACTCTTTTCAAAATGGCACCGGTGATCGCATTTGTTCCGGCCTTTGTCGTGCTGGCTGCGATTCCCTTCAGCGGGAATCTGGTGTTTGCCGACATCGGTGTGGGGGTTCTCTATATCATTTCCCTTTCAAGCATCACCACCATCGGGATCCTGGTCGGGGGATGGGCTTCCAACAACAAATATGCCCTGCTGGGGTCGATGCGGTCTGTCGCTCAGATGATCAGCTATGAGATTCCCTTGGTGATGTCCGTGGTGGGGGTGGTGATGGCCGCAGGAACCCTCAACCTGACCGGGATCGTGGAAGCCCAGCGGCAGATGTGGTTTATCATCCCTCAGATCATCGGATTCCTGGTCTTTTTCACCGCCTCTTTGGCGGAGCTGAACCGGACTCCCTTCGACCTTCCGGAAGCGGAATCGGAGCTGGTGGCCGGTTACCATGTGGAGTACAGCGGATTCCGTTTCGCTTTTTTCATGTTGGCGGAATACGTCTATGTCTTTGCGATGGCGGCTTTGACCACGGTTCTGTTCCTGGGCGGGTGGAATCCGGTGTTCGGTCTGGATGTGATTCCCCCTTTGGTCTGGTTTGGGCTGAAGTTTGCTCTGGTCGTGTTCACGATCTTCTGGATCCGGGCGACACTTCCCCGGATCCGGGGGGACCAGCTGATGCAACTGGGGTGGAAAGTGCTTCTTCCCCTGGCTCTGTTCAATATTTTCCTCTCGGCTCTGCTCAAGGAAGTGCTCGAGGGTTGGTACTAG
- a CDS encoding NADH-quinone oxidoreductase subunit C — protein sequence MTRDDQRGNTGPEAEPVKVAKEKEDPAAQAAKRLTQAKARAADVKKHPAKEKKPPEPPEPSPLQPLLDRFVKVLTEGVGSEAVEEAYINRPGGDRPTLVISPEKWLEVARLLLEEESLAFDYLENLSGVDEEDHMEILYHLTSLTHGHDICVKVKTGREEAEVPSVTGVWRAADWHEREIYDLLGVRFTGHPNLERILMPKGWVGHPLRKDYEPYDGGV from the coding sequence TTGACCCGAGATGATCAAAGGGGGAACACCGGGCCGGAAGCGGAACCGGTGAAGGTTGCGAAGGAAAAGGAAGATCCGGCTGCACAGGCGGCCAAGAGGTTGACACAGGCCAAAGCCCGGGCGGCGGATGTGAAAAAACATCCCGCCAAGGAGAAAAAGCCCCCGGAACCCCCGGAACCTTCACCCCTTCAACCCTTGTTGGACCGATTTGTCAAGGTGCTGACTGAGGGAGTGGGCTCTGAGGCGGTGGAGGAGGCTTATATCAACCGGCCCGGAGGAGACCGCCCCACATTGGTGATCTCCCCGGAAAAGTGGCTGGAGGTGGCCCGTCTGCTGTTGGAAGAGGAGTCTTTGGCTTTTGACTACCTGGAGAATTTGTCAGGTGTCGATGAGGAAGATCATATGGAAATTCTTTATCATTTGACATCCCTGACCCATGGCCACGATATCTGTGTCAAAGTGAAAACCGGACGGGAGGAGGCGGAGGTGCCATCGGTGACCGGAGTGTGGCGGGCCGCCGATTGGCACGAACGGGAGATTTACGACCTGCTGGGGGTCCGCTTCACCGGTCACCCCAATCTGGAGCGGATCTTGATGCCGAAGGGATGGGTGGGGCATCCGCTGCGGAAGGATTACGAACCGTATGATGGTGGAGTTTGA